The following proteins are encoded in a genomic region of Methanosphaera sp. WGK6:
- the dnaJ gene encoding molecular chaperone DnaJ, whose amino-acid sequence MADKRDYYEVLGVDKNADKKTIKKAYRKLAMKYHPDKNSAADAEEKFKELSEAYGVLSDDDKRQRYDTYGHAGMDGFSQEDIFNNINFEDIFSGFGGGQGGFGSIFDLFGFGGGSSRNSGRGQDLEQVIDLTLEEVSTGVSKKIDVRHKKTCPTCNGSKAEPGSSSKTCSNCNGAGQVRQVQNTPLGQFATVSPCPQCNGEGQIIEKPCTDCRGKGLKSTVNTISINIPAGVETGSRLRVSGEGDDGINGAPSGDLYVTINVLKHDLFRREGQHLYYELPISYVQACLGDKVDVPTIDGKTATLSIPAGTQSGSTFKLKGEGIQRINWGKDKGNLYVKVHVVVPKKLSDKQKEILKDFADESGEEISHVKHGFFDKVKESFGN is encoded by the coding sequence ATGGCAGATAAGAGAGATTATTATGAAGTATTAGGTGTAGATAAAAACGCCGATAAAAAAACAATTAAAAAAGCTTATCGTAAATTAGCTATGAAATATCATCCTGATAAAAATAGTGCTGCTGATGCTGAAGAAAAGTTCAAGGAATTAAGTGAAGCATATGGGGTTTTATCTGATGATGATAAAAGACAAAGATATGATACATATGGTCATGCAGGAATGGATGGCTTTAGTCAAGAAGATATATTTAACAATATAAACTTTGAAGATATATTCAGTGGATTTGGTGGAGGTCAAGGAGGATTTGGAAGTATTTTTGACCTTTTCGGATTTGGTGGAGGTTCTTCAAGAAATTCTGGTAGAGGTCAAGATTTAGAACAAGTTATTGATTTAACTCTTGAAGAAGTGTCAACTGGAGTTTCTAAAAAGATTGATGTAAGACATAAAAAAACATGTCCAACATGTAATGGATCTAAAGCAGAACCTGGTTCCTCCTCAAAAACTTGTTCAAATTGTAATGGTGCTGGTCAGGTAAGACAAGTACAAAATACGCCACTAGGTCAATTTGCAACGGTATCTCCATGTCCACAATGTAATGGTGAAGGACAAATTATAGAAAAACCATGTACTGATTGTAGGGGTAAAGGATTAAAATCTACTGTTAATACCATTTCTATTAATATACCTGCAGGTGTAGAGACAGGGTCTCGACTAAGAGTTTCTGGTGAAGGAGATGATGGAATAAATGGAGCTCCTTCTGGAGATTTATATGTAACTATAAATGTATTAAAACATGACTTATTTAGACGGGAAGGTCAACACTTGTATTATGAACTACCAATAAGTTATGTTCAAGCATGTCTTGGAGATAAAGTGGATGTACCTACAATAGATGGAAAAACAGCAACACTTTCAATTCCTGCAGGAACACAAAGTGGAAGTACCTTTAAACTAAAAGGAGAAGGTATACAAAGAATTAACTGGGGTAAAGATAAAGGTAATCTCTATGTTAAAGTACACGTTGTTGTTCCTAAAAAATTATCTGATAAACAAAAAGAAATTCTTAAAGATTTCGCTGATGAAAGTGGTGAAGAAATTAGTCATGTTAAACATGGCTTCTTTGATAAAGTTAAAGAATCTTTTGGTAATTAA